A single region of the Geobacillus subterraneus genome encodes:
- a CDS encoding glutathione ABC transporter substrate-binding protein, producing MKKKYWSYGLLALVLAISMALAGCGGKSASNNASSGSQGKGNVAQELTYATTSDVVGLSPILTNDSVSSTVIDQVYETLFVRDPETMEIKPHLAESYENPDDKTWVIKLKQGIKFHDGTDFNAEAVKYTFDKLRDPKTAAPRASLLEPVESVEVKDEYTVVIKTKYPYGPMLAALAHSNAAIVSPTADQKQDLMKQPVGTGPFKFVEWVPGDHVTLEKNEQYWQGAPTLEKVTFKVVPEVTTAISMLQTGQVQLIDSIPAEQLSRIESMKNVQLIKKEGTPVYYLGFNMKKAPMNELAFRQAVSYAINKDEYIQQLKGLGVKSNSVIGPKVFGYDEASENVAYTYDPEKAKQLVEEHGYKGTTLKMLVPNTPAQMKMAEIVQAQLKEVGINAEIESMEWGTFLDSARQGKYDITFLSWANLTADGSELFYPNFHSKNAGATNRIFYNNPTFDKLVEESRTAIDPEVRKQKLKEANEFLLKDAAVVVMNHGVVTAAVDKSVKGLEIDATGQWSLYHVHRE from the coding sequence GTGAAAAAGAAGTATTGGTCCTACGGACTGCTCGCTCTTGTCCTTGCTATTTCGATGGCGTTGGCCGGATGTGGAGGCAAGTCGGCTTCCAACAACGCTTCGTCCGGCTCGCAAGGGAAAGGGAACGTCGCCCAAGAGTTGACGTATGCGACAACGTCTGATGTCGTCGGCCTGTCGCCGATTTTAACGAATGACTCCGTATCATCGACAGTGATTGATCAAGTATATGAAACGTTGTTTGTCCGCGACCCGGAAACGATGGAAATTAAGCCGCACTTGGCAGAATCGTACGAAAACCCGGACGATAAAACGTGGGTCATTAAATTGAAACAAGGCATTAAGTTCCACGACGGCACCGACTTCAACGCCGAAGCGGTCAAATATACGTTCGACAAGTTAAGAGATCCGAAAACAGCAGCGCCGCGGGCTTCACTTCTTGAGCCGGTCGAATCGGTGGAAGTGAAGGACGAGTATACGGTTGTCATCAAAACGAAATACCCGTACGGTCCGATGTTGGCTGCTTTAGCACACTCAAATGCTGCGATCGTCAGCCCGACGGCCGACCAAAAGCAAGATTTAATGAAACAGCCAGTCGGCACTGGTCCGTTCAAATTTGTTGAATGGGTGCCGGGGGACCATGTGACGTTAGAGAAGAATGAACAGTATTGGCAAGGGGCGCCGACGCTGGAGAAAGTGACGTTCAAAGTCGTTCCGGAAGTGACGACGGCCATTTCAATGTTGCAAACTGGCCAAGTGCAATTGATCGACAGTATACCGGCTGAACAGCTTTCCCGCATTGAATCGATGAAAAACGTCCAACTGATCAAAAAAGAAGGCACGCCAGTCTATTACTTAGGGTTTAACATGAAAAAGGCGCCGATGAACGAGCTTGCGTTCCGCCAGGCAGTTTCTTACGCCATTAACAAAGACGAGTACATTCAACAGTTAAAAGGCCTCGGCGTGAAATCAAACAGCGTCATCGGCCCGAAAGTGTTCGGCTATGATGAAGCGTCGGAAAATGTCGCCTACACCTACGATCCGGAAAAGGCGAAACAACTCGTTGAGGAACATGGTTATAAAGGAACAACACTTAAAATGCTTGTTCCTAACACACCGGCTCAGATGAAAATGGCTGAGATCGTCCAAGCGCAATTGAAAGAAGTCGGTATTAACGCTGAAATTGAGTCGATGGAGTGGGGGACTTTCCTAGATTCGGCGAGACAAGGGAAGTATGATATTACATTTCTTAGCTGGGCGAACCTCACAGCTGACGGCAGTGAGTTATTTTACCCGAACTTCCATTCAAAAAATGCCGGTGCAACAAACCGGATATTTTACAACAATCCAACCTTCGACAAGCTTGTCGAAGAATCGCGCACCGCTATTGATCCGGAAGTGCGGAAACAAAAGCTGAAAGAGGCAAATGAATTTCTATTGAAAGATGCCGCCGTTGTTGTCATGAACCATGGCGTTGTGACGGCAGCTGTCGACAAATCGGTGAAAGGGTTAGAGATCGATGCCACAGGACAATGGTCGCTCTATCACGTTCATAGAGAGTAG
- a CDS encoding ABC transporter ATP-binding protein, with protein sequence MAETLLRVENLVTTFSTAEGKLSAVRGVSFSVRKGETLCIVGESGCGKSITSLSIMGLLPSNGKVESGSIEFAGRDLTKLSKEELRRIRGNEMSMIFQEPMTALNPVFTIGYQLREPLMLHQKLSKQEAHERGIALLKQVGIPFPEKRMKQYPHELSGGMRQRVMIAMALACHPSLLIADEPTTALDVTIQAQILDLMNELKQKLNMAVILITHDMGVVAEMADRVMVMYAGEKVEEGDVESIFANPRHPYTKGLLQSVPSVDDEEYSLEPIPGTLPSLNEQIDGCRFHPRCPFATDQCRTAPPPERTISASHSVRCWLEEGVHNDEQVKAATS encoded by the coding sequence ATGGCTGAAACATTGCTGCGTGTCGAGAACCTTGTCACGACCTTCAGCACGGCGGAGGGAAAACTCTCCGCTGTGCGGGGGGTTTCTTTTTCCGTTCGCAAAGGGGAGACGCTTTGCATTGTCGGTGAATCAGGGTGTGGGAAAAGCATCACCTCGCTGTCGATCATGGGCTTGCTTCCGAGCAACGGCAAGGTAGAGAGCGGGTCGATTGAGTTTGCCGGCCGCGATTTGACGAAACTGTCGAAAGAGGAGTTGCGCCGCATTCGCGGAAACGAAATGTCGATGATTTTTCAAGAGCCGATGACGGCGCTTAACCCGGTTTTCACGATCGGTTATCAACTTCGCGAACCGCTCATGCTCCATCAAAAGTTGTCGAAACAGGAAGCGCACGAGCGGGGCATTGCGCTGCTCAAGCAAGTCGGCATTCCGTTTCCGGAAAAGCGGATGAAGCAATACCCGCATGAGCTAAGCGGCGGGATGAGACAGCGCGTCATGATCGCTATGGCGCTTGCCTGTCATCCGAGCCTGCTCATCGCCGATGAGCCGACGACGGCCCTTGATGTGACGATTCAGGCGCAAATTCTCGACTTGATGAACGAGCTAAAGCAAAAATTGAACATGGCCGTCATTTTAATTACCCACGATATGGGGGTTGTCGCCGAAATGGCCGACCGGGTGATGGTCATGTACGCCGGGGAGAAAGTGGAGGAAGGCGATGTCGAAAGCATTTTCGCCAATCCGCGCCATCCGTATACAAAAGGGCTGCTGCAATCCGTGCCGAGCGTTGATGACGAGGAGTATTCACTCGAACCGATTCCAGGCACGCTGCCGAGTTTAAACGAACAAATTGACGGCTGCCGGTTCCACCCGCGCTGCCCGTTTGCGACTGATCAATGCCGGACGGCACCGCCGCCGGAGAGAACGATCAGCGCCAGCCATTCCGTCCGCTGCTGGTTAGAAGAGGGGGTTCACAACGATGAGCAAGTCAAAGCAGCCACTTCTTAA
- a CDS encoding ABC transporter ATP-binding protein, with protein sequence MSKSKQPLLKLESVKKYYPIRGGLLRRVQGYVKAVENVSLDVFAGESIGIVGESGCGKSTLGRTILGLEEATDGSIFFQGEEISRLPERQRKRWKKEMQMVFQDPYASLNPRQRIGHALEEAFVIHTDMTKAEREERVLQLLQEVGLRPEHYDRYPHEFSGGQRQRIGIARAIALNPSLVICDEAVSALDVSVQAQIIKLLKDIQEKHELTYLFISHDLGVVRHFCNRVLVMYLGHAVELAPSRELYANPLHPYTKALLSAIPRPKPGARRERIRLEGDLPNPANPPKGCPFHTRCPVATERCKQERPEWKEAAPGHFVACHEVK encoded by the coding sequence ATGAGCAAGTCAAAGCAGCCACTTCTTAAGTTGGAAAGCGTGAAAAAGTATTACCCGATCAGGGGGGGACTGTTGCGGCGCGTTCAAGGCTACGTAAAGGCGGTCGAGAACGTTTCCCTTGACGTGTTTGCCGGAGAGAGCATCGGCATCGTCGGTGAATCAGGCTGTGGGAAGTCGACCCTTGGCCGGACGATTCTCGGTTTAGAAGAGGCAACGGACGGATCGATCTTTTTCCAAGGCGAAGAAATCAGCCGCTTGCCGGAACGGCAGCGCAAACGGTGGAAAAAAGAAATGCAGATGGTATTCCAAGATCCGTACGCCTCGCTGAACCCCCGTCAACGCATCGGCCACGCGCTCGAGGAAGCGTTTGTCATCCATACGGACATGACAAAGGCCGAGCGCGAGGAGCGCGTGTTGCAGCTGCTCCAAGAAGTCGGGCTCCGTCCGGAACATTACGACCGCTATCCGCATGAATTCAGCGGCGGCCAGCGGCAGCGGATCGGCATCGCCCGGGCGATTGCCTTGAATCCATCGCTCGTCATTTGCGATGAGGCCGTCTCCGCGCTAGACGTATCTGTCCAAGCACAAATCATTAAACTGCTAAAAGACATTCAAGAAAAACATGAGCTGACGTATTTATTCATCTCCCACGATTTAGGGGTCGTGCGCCATTTTTGCAACCGGGTGCTCGTCATGTATTTAGGCCATGCAGTCGAGCTTGCGCCGTCGCGGGAATTGTACGCCAATCCGCTGCATCCGTATACGAAGGCGTTATTGTCCGCCATTCCGCGGCCGAAGCCGGGCGCTAGGCGGGAGCGTATTCGCCTTGAAGGCGACTTGCCGAACCCGGCCAATCCGCCGAAAGGCTGCCCGTTCCATACGCGCTGCCCGGTGGCGACCGAACGATGCAAACAAGAACGGCCGGAGTGGAAAGAAGCGGCTCCAGGTCATTTTGTCGCTTGTCATGAAGTGAAGTGA
- a CDS encoding gamma-glutamyltransferase family protein, with amino-acid sequence MDYLYHPYPSQRMTVFAKNGVVATSQPLAAQAGLEVLKKGGNAIDAAVAAAACLTVVEPTSNGIGGDAFALVWTNGKLYGLNASGYAPAAISLDALKERGYTEMPKYGFAPVTVPGAPAAWAALSKRFGRLPLADTLAPAIAYAENGYPVSPVLGKYWANAYRVYKEALRGPEFASWFATFAPGGRAPKIGEVWASPDHAATLRSIAETEAESFYRGELAEKIAAFSKQYDGFLTLEDLAEYEPEWVEPISVSYRGYDVWEIPPNGQGLVALMALNIMNGFDVPNVPDVETCHRQIEAMKLAFADGKAYIADRRYMDYRVDELLSESFAAMRRAQIGEEALTPEPGTPPKGGTVYLAAADGEGNMVSFIQSNYMGFGSGLVVPGTGIALHNRGHNFAFDDGHPNGLAPRKKPYHTIIPGFLTKGGTPIGPFGVMGGFMQPQGHMQVIMNTVDFALNPQAALDAPRWQWMEGKTVLVEPRFPRHIAEALARKGHDIRVALDGGPFGRGQIVWRDPHTGVLAAGTEPRTDGAVAAW; translated from the coding sequence ATGGACTACTTATACCACCCATACCCGTCGCAGCGGATGACGGTGTTTGCCAAAAACGGCGTTGTGGCGACATCACAGCCGCTCGCTGCCCAGGCGGGGCTTGAGGTGCTGAAAAAAGGCGGCAACGCCATCGATGCGGCGGTCGCCGCCGCGGCCTGCCTGACGGTCGTCGAGCCGACATCGAACGGCATCGGCGGCGATGCGTTCGCCCTCGTCTGGACGAACGGGAAGTTGTACGGCTTAAACGCGAGCGGCTATGCGCCGGCTGCCATTTCGCTTGACGCGCTAAAAGAGCGCGGCTATACGGAAATGCCGAAGTACGGCTTCGCCCCGGTGACGGTCCCGGGCGCACCGGCGGCGTGGGCGGCGCTGTCGAAGCGCTTCGGCCGCCTGCCGCTTGCCGACACGCTCGCGCCGGCGATCGCTTATGCTGAAAACGGCTACCCGGTATCGCCCGTGCTCGGGAAGTACTGGGCGAACGCCTACCGAGTGTACAAAGAAGCGCTCCGCGGGCCGGAGTTCGCTTCGTGGTTTGCGACGTTTGCGCCGGGCGGCCGCGCCCCGAAGATCGGGGAAGTATGGGCGTCGCCTGATCATGCGGCGACGCTTCGCTCCATCGCGGAAACGGAAGCGGAAAGCTTTTACCGCGGCGAGCTGGCGGAAAAAATCGCCGCCTTCTCGAAGCAATACGACGGCTTTTTGACGCTCGAGGATCTCGCCGAGTATGAACCGGAATGGGTTGAGCCGATTTCTGTCTCCTACCGCGGCTATGACGTATGGGAAATCCCGCCGAACGGCCAAGGGCTTGTCGCGTTGATGGCGCTCAACATCATGAACGGGTTTGACGTGCCAAACGTTCCGGACGTTGAGACATGCCACCGGCAAATCGAGGCGATGAAGCTGGCCTTTGCCGACGGGAAAGCGTATATCGCCGACCGCCGCTATATGGACTATCGCGTCGATGAGCTGTTATCCGAATCGTTTGCCGCCATGCGCCGGGCGCAAATCGGTGAGGAGGCGCTCACGCCGGAGCCGGGAACGCCGCCAAAAGGCGGAACGGTCTATTTGGCTGCCGCTGACGGTGAAGGCAATATGGTGTCGTTCATCCAAAGCAACTATATGGGCTTCGGATCCGGCCTCGTTGTGCCGGGCACAGGGATCGCCCTGCACAACCGCGGCCATAACTTCGCCTTTGATGACGGCCATCCGAACGGGCTCGCACCAAGGAAAAAGCCGTACCATACGATCATCCCCGGCTTTTTGACGAAAGGCGGCACACCGATCGGCCCGTTTGGCGTCATGGGCGGGTTCATGCAGCCGCAAGGGCATATGCAAGTGATCATGAACACGGTCGATTTCGCGCTGAATCCGCAAGCGGCGCTCGATGCGCCCCGTTGGCAGTGGATGGAAGGGAAAACCGTGCTCGTCGAGCCGCGCTTCCCGCGCCATATTGCCGAAGCGCTCGCCCGCAAAGGGCACGACATCCGTGTGGCGTTAGACGGCGGCCCGTTCGGCCGCGGGCAAATCGTTTGGCGCGATCCTCACACCGGCGTGCTCGCTGCCGGGACGGAGCCGCGCACGGATGGAGCGGTCGCCGCTTGGTGA
- a CDS encoding chromate transporter, giving the protein MNQWHLFLAFFRVGMLGYGGGPSSIPLVRAEVVTKYRWMTDEEFAEILAIANALPGPIATKLAGYIGYRVGGAFGLLNAVVATTAPTVVLMIVLLAVLSSFKDTPWVAGMTKAVVPVVAVMLAEMTWQFTKQARAALGIWPAALLLAACFVALQWLGLHPALVVALLLVAAFVGRRQPEAANGNERGERRKVSP; this is encoded by the coding sequence ATGAATCAATGGCACTTGTTTCTCGCCTTTTTTCGTGTCGGCATGCTCGGGTACGGGGGCGGTCCGTCCTCGATCCCGCTCGTGCGCGCCGAAGTGGTGACAAAATACCGCTGGATGACGGACGAAGAATTCGCCGAGATTTTGGCCATCGCCAACGCCTTGCCCGGCCCGATCGCGACGAAGCTCGCCGGCTATATCGGCTACCGCGTAGGCGGTGCGTTTGGGCTTTTGAACGCCGTCGTAGCGACGACCGCCCCGACGGTGGTGCTAATGATCGTGCTGTTGGCGGTGCTGTCATCGTTCAAGGACACGCCGTGGGTCGCCGGGATGACGAAAGCGGTCGTCCCTGTTGTCGCGGTTATGCTTGCCGAGATGACGTGGCAGTTCACCAAACAGGCGCGCGCCGCCCTCGGCATCTGGCCGGCGGCCTTGCTTCTTGCCGCTTGCTTTGTCGCCTTGCAGTGGCTCGGGCTTCACCCGGCGCTTGTCGTCGCCCTGTTGCTTGTGGCGGCGTTTGTCGGGCGGAGACAACCGGAAGCGGCGAATGGAAACGAGCGCGGTGAAAGGAGGAAGGTGTCGCCATGA
- a CDS encoding chromate transporter: protein MIYWHLFLAFFWPGILGYGGGPASIPLVEHEVVDRYQWMTVNEFSEVLAIGNSLPGPIATKMAGYIGYEQAGLLGAAVAVFASVAPSLILLLALLQLLYKWKDAPQVKRLTAYIRPAIAVMLGIMAIDFFRESYEGAGLGQTAFLTAASAFLLLGKWRIHPAYVIVLALVYGAVFLS from the coding sequence ATGATTTACTGGCATTTGTTTCTCGCCTTTTTTTGGCCCGGCATCCTCGGCTACGGCGGCGGCCCGGCCTCGATCCCGCTCGTCGAGCACGAAGTCGTCGACCGCTACCAATGGATGACGGTCAATGAATTCAGTGAAGTGCTGGCGATCGGCAACTCACTGCCCGGCCCGATCGCGACGAAAATGGCCGGGTACATCGGCTACGAACAAGCCGGCCTCCTCGGCGCCGCTGTCGCCGTGTTTGCGAGCGTCGCCCCGTCGCTCATTTTGTTGCTCGCGCTCTTGCAGCTCTTGTACAAATGGAAAGACGCGCCGCAAGTAAAGCGGCTCACCGCCTACATCCGCCCGGCGATCGCCGTCATGCTCGGGATTATGGCGATCGACTTTTTCCGCGAATCGTACGAAGGGGCCGGGCTCGGCCAAACGGCGTTTCTCACCGCCGCGAGCGCTTTTTTGCTGCTGGGCAAATGGCGTATCCACCCGGCGTACGTCATCGTCTTGGCGCTTGTGTACGGAGCTGTCTTCTTGTCCTAG
- a CDS encoding BsuPI-related putative proteinase inhibitor, whose translation MGKGKAIGIAAVLAGVAAASALFMYTNGSERPQAKDDLLGPAPAGKPAQADGKGMIAGTLAPSLTYKKENGAYVFTFTVKNQTERVQTVTFTSSKKYDYILYRDGKKVKQFSEGKMFAQIYEERTLKQGEELSFQETFRDLAPGTYTLEWWLADKNWPNARASVTFTVE comes from the coding sequence ATGGGCAAAGGAAAAGCGATCGGCATCGCCGCGGTGCTGGCTGGGGTGGCGGCGGCGAGCGCGTTGTTTATGTATACAAACGGCAGCGAGCGCCCGCAGGCAAAGGATGACTTGCTTGGCCCCGCCCCGGCGGGCAAACCGGCGCAAGCGGATGGAAAAGGAATGATCGCCGGCACGCTTGCGCCGTCGTTGACGTACAAAAAGGAAAACGGCGCCTACGTGTTTACGTTTACGGTCAAAAACCAAACCGAACGCGTGCAGACGGTGACGTTCACGAGTTCGAAAAAGTATGACTACATTTTGTACCGCGACGGCAAAAAGGTGAAGCAGTTCAGCGAAGGGAAGATGTTTGCGCAAATTTACGAAGAGCGGACGTTAAAACAAGGCGAAGAGCTGTCCTTTCAGGAGACGTTCCGCGACTTAGCGCCCGGGACGTACACGCTTGAGTGGTGGCTCGCCGACAAAAACTGGCCGAACGCCCGGGCGAGCGTGACGTTTACCGTGGAATAG
- the spoIIID gene encoding sporulation transcriptional regulator SpoIIID gives MHDYIKERTIKIGKYIVETRKTVRVIAKEFGVSKSTVHKDLTERLPEINPELAQEVKQILDYHKSIRHLRGGEATKKKYKKQAVKNN, from the coding sequence GTGCACGATTACATCAAAGAGCGTACGATCAAGATTGGCAAGTATATCGTGGAGACGAGGAAAACCGTTCGCGTCATCGCGAAAGAGTTTGGCGTGTCGAAAAGCACCGTGCATAAAGACTTGACCGAGCGGCTGCCGGAGATCAATCCGGAGCTGGCCCAAGAAGTAAAACAAATTCTCGATTACCATAAATCGATCCGCCATTTGCGCGGCGGCGAAGCGACGAAGAAAAAATACAAAAAGCAAGCGGTGAAAAACAACTAA
- a CDS encoding rod shape-determining protein, translated as MFSRDIGIDLGTANVLIFVKGKGIVLNEPSVVAIDKNTNKVLAVGEEARRMVGRTPGNIVAIRPLKDGVIADFDITEAMLRHFLSKLDLKGFFAKPRILICCPTNTTSVERKAIKEAAEKSGGKKVYLEEEPKVAAIGAGMDIFQPCGNMVVDIGGGTTDVAVLSMGDIVTASSIKMAGDKFDMEILHYIKREYKLLIGERTAEEIKIKVATVFPGARTEEIDVRGRDLVTGLPRTITVRSEEIERALREPVSLIVQAAKSVLERTPPELSADIIDRGVILTGGGALLHGIDLLLAEELKLPVFIAENPMDCVAIGTGLMLENIDRAPKTQFV; from the coding sequence ATGTTTTCACGAGATATCGGCATTGACCTAGGCACGGCGAACGTCCTCATTTTCGTCAAAGGCAAAGGCATTGTGCTCAATGAGCCGTCCGTCGTGGCGATCGATAAAAACACGAACAAAGTGCTCGCAGTCGGCGAAGAAGCACGACGAATGGTCGGACGTACTCCTGGGAATATTGTTGCCATTCGGCCGCTCAAAGACGGCGTCATTGCCGATTTTGACATTACGGAAGCAATGCTTAGGCACTTTTTAAGCAAGCTCGACCTAAAAGGCTTTTTCGCCAAACCGCGCATTTTAATTTGTTGCCCGACGAACACGACGTCTGTCGAACGGAAAGCGATCAAAGAGGCAGCGGAAAAAAGCGGCGGCAAAAAAGTGTACTTAGAGGAAGAGCCGAAAGTCGCAGCCATTGGCGCCGGAATGGACATTTTCCAGCCGTGCGGAAACATGGTCGTCGATATTGGCGGTGGCACAACCGATGTCGCGGTTCTCTCGATGGGGGACATTGTCACCGCCTCTTCCATTAAGATGGCTGGGGACAAGTTCGACATGGAAATCTTACATTACATTAAGCGTGAATATAAGCTGCTCATCGGGGAACGAACGGCCGAAGAAATTAAAATCAAAGTCGCAACGGTATTCCCAGGCGCACGGACCGAGGAAATCGACGTCCGCGGCCGCGATCTCGTCACCGGGCTGCCGCGCACGATCACCGTTCGTTCAGAAGAAATCGAACGGGCGCTTCGCGAGCCGGTGTCTTTAATTGTACAAGCCGCCAAAAGCGTGCTCGAGCGCACGCCGCCGGAACTGTCGGCGGATATTATCGACCGCGGCGTCATTTTAACGGGCGGCGGCGCGCTGCTTCATGGCATCGATCTGCTGTTGGCCGAAGAGCTAAAGCTGCCGGTGTTTATCGCTGAAAATCCGATGGACTGCGTCGCCATCGGCACCGGGCTGATGCTCGAGAACATCGACCGCGCGCCGAAAACGCAGTTCGTTTGA
- a CDS encoding flagellar hook-basal body protein: MLRGLYTAASGMLAQQRRVDWLTNNLANAETPGYKADAGTMRAFPELLMHRLEDEPIPAAPRRAIPAQTAIGPLNTGVYVQELIPNFRQGDMKETGLSTDVALVDGQVPVDPASGERGALFFAVENGQGERRYTRNGHFTLSPDGYLTTQDGWYVLDDNGERIAIPSESFTVRDDGTIMAENGATARLGVVFAANPKTLVKEGNGLFRSTAGLLPQAPGNVTYTVKQRFIERSNVDIERTMTDLLAAYRAFEANQKIVQAYDRSLDKAVNEVGRLK, translated from the coding sequence ATGCTAAGGGGACTGTATACGGCTGCGAGCGGCATGCTGGCGCAGCAGCGGCGCGTCGATTGGCTCACCAACAATTTGGCAAATGCCGAGACGCCAGGGTATAAAGCCGACGCAGGAACGATGAGAGCGTTTCCGGAACTGTTGATGCACCGGCTCGAGGACGAGCCGATCCCGGCCGCCCCGCGGCGCGCCATCCCGGCGCAAACGGCGATCGGGCCGCTCAACACCGGCGTATATGTGCAAGAGCTCATCCCGAACTTCCGCCAAGGGGATATGAAAGAAACCGGTCTTTCCACCGATGTCGCCTTAGTCGATGGACAAGTCCCGGTCGACCCGGCAAGCGGAGAACGCGGCGCGCTCTTTTTTGCCGTCGAAAACGGCCAAGGCGAGAGGCGCTATACAAGAAACGGCCATTTCACCTTGAGCCCGGACGGCTATTTGACGACGCAAGACGGCTGGTATGTGCTGGATGACAACGGCGAACGCATCGCCATCCCGAGCGAATCGTTCACCGTCCGCGACGACGGGACGATTATGGCAGAAAACGGTGCGACCGCCCGCTTAGGCGTCGTATTCGCCGCCAATCCGAAAACGCTAGTGAAAGAAGGGAACGGCCTCTTCCGCAGCACGGCTGGGCTGTTGCCGCAGGCGCCGGGCAATGTGACGTATACGGTCAAACAGCGCTTCATCGAGCGGTCCAACGTCGACATCGAACGGACGATGACCGACTTGCTCGCCGCCTACCGCGCCTTTGAAGCGAACCAAAAAATCGTCCAAGCGTACGACCGCAGTTTAGACAAGGCCGTCAACGAAGTCGGCCGCCTGAAATGA
- a CDS encoding flagellar hook-basal body protein yields MLRSMHTAANTMNALQQRLDTLSHNIANSNTTGFKRREASFAELLTQQVDRLPDDEAPRQTPAGVRYGNGAGLASTMLVTAQGPLTETGRALDFAFTAANQWFRVRVTAANGAATIGYTRAGNFSLTPTGGRLALVTSDGRPVLDEANAPIELPAEATGFQLSPTGTLTATDANGAVVARVNLGVTVIRRPQLLEAFGDNVFALPAVPGAAEELNGNGRGRIAMKQGALEQANVDLGEELTGLMTTSRAYQLNARAISISEQMLGLINNLRSS; encoded by the coding sequence TTGCTCCGCTCGATGCACACCGCCGCCAACACGATGAACGCATTGCAGCAGCGGCTCGATACACTAAGCCATAACATCGCCAACAGCAACACGACCGGGTTTAAACGGCGCGAAGCGAGCTTCGCCGAGCTGTTGACCCAGCAAGTCGACCGCCTGCCAGACGACGAAGCGCCCCGGCAGACGCCGGCGGGCGTGCGCTACGGCAACGGGGCGGGCCTCGCGTCGACGATGCTCGTCACCGCCCAAGGGCCGCTTACGGAAACCGGCCGCGCGCTCGATTTCGCCTTCACCGCCGCCAACCAATGGTTTCGCGTCCGAGTCACCGCCGCCAACGGCGCCGCAACGATCGGCTACACGCGCGCCGGCAACTTTTCATTGACGCCCACCGGCGGCCGGCTCGCTCTCGTGACAAGCGACGGCCGCCCGGTGCTGGATGAAGCGAACGCCCCGATCGAGCTGCCTGCCGAGGCCACCGGCTTCCAGCTGTCCCCGACCGGGACGTTGACGGCCACCGATGCCAACGGGGCGGTCGTCGCCCGCGTCAACCTGGGTGTCACGGTGATCCGCCGCCCGCAGCTCCTTGAAGCATTCGGCGACAACGTCTTCGCCCTTCCCGCCGTTCCGGGCGCCGCTGAGGAGCTGAACGGCAACGGGCGCGGCCGAATCGCCATGAAACAAGGGGCGCTCGAACAGGCGAACGTGGACCTCGGTGAAGAACTCACCGGTTTGATGACAACTAGTCGTGCCTATCAGCTGAACGCCCGCGCCATTTCCATTTCTGAACAAATGCTCGGGCTCATTAACAACTTGCGCTCCTCATAA
- a CDS encoding DNA-directed RNA polymerase subunit beta: MSKETKNEPLSRIARRKKQEQHSAASPSDIGEAAALHKEQPTEANEPPNEPPSEAEPTESKRRFVRTRLIPIWLRLVIVTVLMAICLAAGAVVGYSAIGDGQWLDVFRPSTWQHIIDFVEKGT, translated from the coding sequence ATGAGCAAGGAAACGAAAAACGAACCGCTCTCCCGCATCGCGCGGCGAAAAAAGCAAGAACAACATTCCGCCGCCAGCCCAAGCGATATCGGCGAAGCCGCTGCCTTGCATAAAGAACAGCCGACGGAAGCGAACGAACCGCCAAACGAACCGCCATCTGAAGCTGAACCGACGGAGAGCAAGCGCCGCTTCGTGCGCACGCGGCTCATTCCGATCTGGCTTCGGCTCGTAATCGTCACCGTTCTCATGGCGATCTGCCTTGCGGCGGGCGCGGTCGTCGGCTACAGCGCCATCGGCGACGGACAGTGGCTGGACGTGTTCCGCCCGTCAACGTGGCAGCACATCATTGACTTTGTAGAAAAAGGGACATAG
- the fabZ gene encoding 3-hydroxyacyl-ACP dehydratase FabZ, with protein sequence MLDIQQIQAIIPHRYPFLLVDRIVEIEEGKRAVGIKNVSANEAFFAGHFPEYPVMPGVLIVEALAQVGAVVLLQSEDNRGRLAFFAGIDNCRFKRQVKPGDQLRLEVEILRARGAIGKGKGVATVDGELVCETELMFALGEKTNG encoded by the coding sequence ATGCTCGACATCCAACAAATTCAAGCGATCATCCCGCACCGCTACCCGTTTTTGCTTGTCGACCGCATTGTTGAAATTGAGGAAGGAAAACGTGCCGTCGGCATCAAAAACGTCAGCGCCAACGAAGCGTTTTTCGCCGGCCATTTCCCGGAATACCCCGTCATGCCCGGCGTCTTAATCGTTGAGGCGCTCGCCCAAGTCGGCGCCGTCGTCCTCCTGCAAAGCGAGGACAACCGCGGCCGCCTCGCCTTTTTCGCCGGCATCGACAACTGCCGCTTTAAGCGCCAAGTCAAACCAGGCGACCAGCTCCGCCTCGAAGTCGAAATTCTCCGCGCCCGCGGCGCCATCGGCAAAGGCAAAGGCGTCGCCACTGTCGACGGCGAACTCGTCTGCGAAACAGAGCTCATGTTCGCCCTCGGTGAGAAAACAAACGGCTGA